The Papaver somniferum cultivar HN1 chromosome 6, ASM357369v1, whole genome shotgun sequence genome segment AAAAGGAAAGATGGAGTTTGAATGACCAAGGGGATTCCATGTGAAACTCAGGGTTCTTTATGGAAATGCACCGGTCAAGTGCAAAGAAAACATATAGAAAACGAGACTGAAAATGCCTTGTATGTGAAACGGTGGCATGGGCTGAATAAGTGTAGTTATGTTTTAGTTTAACCAAGAGTTTGAATACCAATTGATGTGATTGTAGTTTTTTATAATTTAGTATGTGTTGATGTTCTTATAAGAGTTTAAGTTTGATGAACATGATGTAATGTGCTTTTACAATAATTGATAATAGTTATTTTCATATTCATATGATTCACGATTACACTAAGCACATGCAACAATCATTTAAACCAATAGGCGACCCTATTGGACGAGTTATGTCTCATGAGGGTTTacagagagatatacccacaaaacctatcatTATTTAAATTGTTTActcttcatctgatgattcagAGGATGAATCTTCAAAGGGGGGATGGGTTATACTCTGAGAAATTGTTTTTCAAAATCACATAGCAGTTAAAAAATCTAAAAggtttcctcttctttttttcatAACTCTCCAAAGATTATTGCTCctacaacaaaagaaaacaatatcaatTTACAATTAAATTATTCAATAATTCACTACACATACACAAAAAATTGTTGGATAGGTAATCGGTAAGTTCTTACGATTTCCGAAGGTAATGGAGCCCTTAATAGATATAAGGTTCTCTGTGACGATACATGTTCTTTCACGTCTGAAGTGATAATGTTTAACCCCGTTATCAGATACTTAACCATTCATTCATTCGGATTCCCGTTATGTATAATCAACCTTTGCAGACTGCTCCAAAAGGTTTGTGTTATTTAgttgttcattttctttttcattctccaGATTAACGTCGACCCATAAACTAACAATCAATTCGTCTTCCGCCGGAATATAACCGACCATAATTAAGAAAGAAAAGTGTTGTTTTGTAAATAATAACTTGGACAAAAGAAGTGTTTATTTTTGTAGATCGAGAAGAGAGTTGGTCGAACTAATGTGTTCATTGGCAAACCATATGTGATGTATTTATACATGGTCAGTATACATATCCATATATTGTACAAAGAGATTTTCACGGATAAGTATACATATCTATATACTGTACACAAAGATTTCACGGATAAGTATACATACCCATATACTGTGCACAGAGATTTCACGGATAAGTATGCATATCCACATACTGTACACATACATTTAAATGATTTCACGGATAATCCAAATTGTAAACTCCATGCCATCAAATATAAACATATTCATTTGCATACATAATTGAAGCCAAAAAAATAATTTGAAGTCCCTCCTACATATGCATGTAGCATTTGAAATTTTAAACACAACAGTGAAAGGGTTATCATACATCATCATCATACATACCCGCACCATCGTACGCAGCCTCCTCGTCATCGTCATCGtcctcatcatcgtcatcatcctcatcatcatctccatcatgtTCATATTCGTATTCGACATGCCCGTCTCCTTGAACATGTTGAACTGCATGTTCAAAGTCATCTGGGATTTGATCATTGTAATCTCCATAATAATCAAATGCACCATCCTCGTTTTGACcaggaacaacttcttcttctaagtATGTATCATCATAATCTCCATCTGATGATGGAAGTACCACATATTCCATATCTGAACCCTCCAAACTAGACAAGTCCGCTGCCTGACCTCCTCTACCAGGACGCGCAACAATGTGCTTGACAAGATCCGTTCTTAGTTGTAGGTGCATTTCTAGGTTTTTCAGAGTTAACATAAATACAAGACCATTATTGGTAGGTTCCGGATTCGGATCAGGAACAACTCTGCCCCAATCCGTATCCCAACGTTCATGCTCGATAATCATGTTGTGTAAAATAAGACAACATTTCATAATTAGGCTCAATTCGAATTGTTGTCAATACTTACATGGTGATCCGACAATTCTGAATTTACCCTGAAGCACTCCAAAAGCACgctcgacatcctttcttttagACATTTGATACTTGTTGAATCTCACATACTCGGGAATGTCCAATGTCTGACTAAAAGATTGTACAATTGTAGTCAACTTTGGATACATACCATCGGATAAGAAATAAATCATATTGTATTGGTGACTATTGATGACATAATTGCATGGAGGTGCTACACTCtttagcatgttatcaaaaaggGGTGAGTGTGGCAACACATTCAAATCGTTGTTTGATCCACGCATTCCAAAAAAAGCATTCCAAAACCACAAATCGTATGATGCCACCGCATCTAATACCAAACTACCATGTTTCTCTTTACTCCGGTAAGTTCCTTGCTAATCTATTGGACAATTCTTCCATGGCCATtgcatacaatcaacactacCAAGCATTCCAGGAAAACGTCGTTCCGCATTCTCAGCTAGCAACCTCTGAACATCTTCAGGAGTAGGTTCACGCAAATATCTTTCTCCAAAAGTCATGCAAATGGTGTGACAAAATCTTTTTAGATAATAGTATATTGTAGTGGCACACATACGAGTGTAATCATCGATACTATCATCTGCCGTACttttgcataaacatttcatcaTGGCAACTAATTTCATATGCGGAGAATGCCCCATAGTACCGGTTGCATCCGGACGTTGTTGCCATTCTGGATCAACTTCAAGCAATTTTCCTAACAATTTCTCGAATAATTCTTCCATCATGCCTAGACGTTGTTTGAATTGTCTTGAGGTATAACTAGTTCCAGGtgtaaaataatcattcatcattttcGCATCATGCCACAATCGATCACGAGTTATTACACTACGTGGATGTACCTCCCTAGGTATCAGTTGACGAATAATATGCAAACGTTCATCCAAACAAAGTTGTGTAGACATTAGCAaagctttctcttcttcatcactagaagTATCCAAATAGATTCCATATTTAACTCTCACATAGGCACGCATTAGACTCATTATGTACCTTTGCAAACAACAAACATAGTACAGTTTGTCTATTCAATACATACATACAATTCAATCAATGTTATACATCGATAAAATGGTAGTTTACAAACATTTCATTCAACATAAATCAACACACACAACAAGTAATAATCATGGATTtttcactaatttttttttttaattacatTATTGAACTGCATACTACACACCTAACCAACCTAATATGaacaatttcatcaaaatcaaaatcaaaatcaaaatatttttaaatcctGAAATTTGAATCACTCACCTTTAATGATTTTCTGGATGTAATTTGAAATTGAAGAATGGATTTGTTTCACCTTGGAGTAACGATCAAACTCTTTTAATTTAAGACAACGAATCGCAAATAATCGATATGAAAATCAAAAGGGATAAAAGGGTTTTGAGATGACGAAAAATTAAAGAAGAATAAGGGAAGGGAAATCCGAGCGGGTTTCTGATGATTTATACTATAATACGGAAACTGAGTAGTCGTATCGGTCAAGTCAACGAGTTGACTTATACGACAACTGAGTAGTCGTTTGACACTATTCATACGGCTGTTGAGTATCCGTATCATGTAGGGAAAGGAGAAAAGGGCACCATAGTGAGATTGTCTTCCTTGTGACATTCCTTCCCTTTATTTGaggatagggaagggatgcccTGCACCATTGTGCTTGGCCTAAGGGTTCAAGAGAACCAAGTAACAGCAGTGAGTTAGCATAGTGGGACGGTGAATTTTTCAGGCCAGCTGTCATAGCCAGCGAATAAAAAAAGTGCATAGTGCCGGCCTAACACACTACGCAAATACCTAGTACCGTTGATTATGGGCACAAACATAGCTAGTTAATAATTCTCCGAATCATTCCCGAATAATTCGCGTACGTATCCGAACTGATCGAATCCGAATGATACTTCCGAACTATTTGAACTCCGAACCTAGTTCGCGGATTATATGGACCTCACgaactgaccgaatccgaatgatattttCGAACTAGAACTCCCACAGGTAACTCTCTGACCAGAGTtctgttgattggtttttgtttgattttgtatatactttatatttaaatacaattattcagttaaaattttctattggtagttgtttaaccagtgttttatgtgttaatttttgtttaaaaaagtctataaactcgttttataatacatttatgcgattaaattgtttacttcttgttaaataatcacgctaaaatatttttttccatcttataaatcatatacaaaCAAAATtaaggtcataatacttatcaatttatcatatatgtaagccgaattttaagtgccgaactcacatttataaaacgaatatgcacgtacgtatgccgttcagAATTATTGTTCGAACCAtgaaccgttgaccggatttttgaccgaatccgatctatccgaatccgtataattctcgtacgtatgccgtcccgaactactacccgtaccccgaattgctaactaggaatAGACAAGCAATTTTGTCTTTCCACCAACGACCACATCCTCTTTTCGTTGTTAACAAGTCAAATTACCCAATCGCCATGGCCAAGTGTCTTTCTTCGCATTTCGGCTGAAATTCAATAACTACCTCCGACGTAAAGATGATTTCAAGAAAAGTAGCTGTGATCGGTGCAGGTCCTGCTGGCTTGGTTGCATCGCGAGAACTGCGCAGAGAAGGTCATGAGGTGGTAGTCTTTGAACGGAATAATCAAGTTGGTGGAACATGGGTATACAACTCAAATGTCGAATCTGATCCATTAGGATTGGACCCTTCTCGAGCCATCATCCACAGCAGTCTCTATGATTCTCTAAGAGTCAATCTTCCTAGAGAAGTCATGGGTTTTAGTGATTACCCTTTTGTTGCAAAAGTCAAGGATGGGACGGATCCAAGAAGATTTCCTCATCACAGTGAGGTCTTACATTATTTTGAAGATTTTGCAAATCATTTTGGACTCATTCAGTTGATTCGTTTTGAAACTGAGGTAATTTATGTTGGATTattggaggaggaagaagaattgAGGGAAGGTTGGGTAGTCAAGTCTAGGAAGAAAGGTGAAGTTGGTAATTCATCTGTTGCCCGTGATGTGTTTGATGCTGTGGTTGTGTGTAGTGGGCAGTATACACAACCAAATATTGCAGAAATTCCAGGTACTCCTTTTCTTGCACCTTATGTTTTTGTTTGCACACTTGCaccaaaaaattgatttttaaccATGGGGGACTTAAGCACACGCACTTATACTCATATGAAGATCACCATTAGGCCAGCGCCATCCATGGAACTTTATTCTCTCGTAAAGCCAAACAACACTTTCAGAATAGAGAGAATCGTTGCAATTTGCATAAACCCACCCTTTGTTAATAGTCCATTCCAATGCAAAAGCCGTTGCTTTATATCTGGAAAAAGTCAGTCACTGCACCTACTATGGCACTAATTTTGAGATTTGAGTGCACATAGGTTTATTAGGTTCTGATGGTACAAACAAAATACGTTGATGTAACCTTGTCAATTTAGTTGTATCTGTGTAAAGTGGTCCATTTCTAGGTGTTCTTTCCTGGATGGATTTTGCTTGTTGTAGATAATCGTGGAGTTACTTTCATTATTATATATCTTGCGACCACTGTGTCCGTTCTAGGCATTGATGCATGGCCAGGAAAGCAACTTCACAGCCACAGCTACCGTGTTCCCGAGCCCTTCAGTGGTCAAGTATGAATCACTTTTCTTTATTTCCTCATACTTCAATTCCATCATATGTGCCCTGTACTGTGTTACCCTTAAATCTTGCTTCTTCTGTTTTATCTTGGACTCGTACATgcatgctagttttgtgaaaagttTCTTTTATGATGGTCTTGGACTGAAATTACGTCTTTCATAAGAATCAACCACTACGTAGTTAGTCTGATGGCCTAGAAGTTGCAATGGACTATAGAGCTTTTTAACTTGCTGGAAAATATTTTTCTGAAAGCAACTCTGACTGAAGCAGATGAAAGAGCAAAGTCCTTTTGGAGATTATTGACCAAACTTTGTAAAAATATTTGAATTAGTTCAAGTCAACTCTAGAATGGATCACGTGATTGACGACCAAACCACAAGAATGGTGAAATATACTAACTAAACGTTACCCTTTCATATCAAGAATTCTGATGAACTTCCCCAATTGCCTGAATGGCCATCCACAcaaataattaacatgttttaaaAAATCAGTTATTTGTGATAGATTTAATTTAATAATAGAAGACTCAAGCATTACACGGCAGaaaatttgattttctttgaaatttcAGCAAACACTTACAGCCGTGATATCTCCTGCTGGCAACCTTAAGTATCTTCGATACTTTGAAAGGAAAAATATATTCTTCCAGTAGAATTATCTAGTAAATATTATTAGTTGTTGCAGTTTTCCTcccttattttcttcattttcacctaaTATTTCTTTCTACTCTTCTTGTTCACAGGTTGTGCTTGTAATAGGAAACTCTGTTAGTGCTGAGGACATATCTAAGGAGATTTCTGCAGTTGCAAAAGAAGTTCATGTTGCATCAAGATCTACCACGGATGTGTTACCTACCAAAAAATTTGGTTATGATAACATGTGGCTTCATTCGATGGTTAATCACATCCACATTTGTTTGCTTCTTAAGACACATTTATGAAAAAGACTTCTGAACCTTATTTTGTAAGTTAGACATACTGAATATATATAGCTTCTATGCAGGTCAAGTGTGCACATGAAGACGGAACTGTAGATTTCCCAGACGGAAGctttgttcctgttgatgttatTGTACACTGCACGGGGTATGTATTACTAGCTTTGGTTCACAAATTTTGGATAAGTCAATCTTCTTATCCTCTATTCAATCCTAAGTAGGGTAGACCAACTTTATGCCTGATCAAGACACCTTTTGATTTATGAACTTCCGACCTCTTTCCCCAGAACTGTGGTTGAACCATGGTGGTCCCCTGCGTTTCTGGATACTAAGACCATTACGTAACCTACTCCATATCCCATTGCTAGTAGTACGATTCTTTAGATGAATGAGATACTTCAAGCTCAAAGTAAATACCACTAGTCTGAGCCAGAGAAAGAACTTCACTAGCCAAAGTGTAACAAGGGAATGTTTGATGCAATCAACAAATCTTTCTCAGAGAAATTCATAGAAACAACTATAGGTTTACCCTTACGCAGATAGAGCCACACGACCTACTCTATCTATTGGTCCAATACTGGGAATCTCTTTGTATGTCTTTTGTTCCAGATCCGTAGTGATATTGAAAATTCAGCGATTTCAGCCTTAAACCATATCAAAAGCGTATGTTTTAATGAAAATGCTATAAACTTTGGCTATTCAGATGTAGGAGATGTACGGTTTCTTAGATAAGGAGATGTatataataaggatgaaacatcAAATGATAGACTTCGACACCAAGTAAGATTGCTAAAGAGTCAGTTTGCTGAAAATATCGAAAGAATGATGGAAGGATCGCGTTACCTCTATAGGATTTATCTGTGATTCGGTTGGTATGCCTAAGGAAAGATTTAAAAACAGAACCCATGACGTGATGATGTACGAAAAGATGTAGATTTCTCTCAATTGTATAGCAAGAGGACTGAATACGGAATTTGGAGTAAGTAATACTGAATTTATTAGTTCGCGACATCCTACATTTGCTGCTTACAGGCTACAGCTACCGAGAACAATGTTTGAGCAAAGCCACTGTACCTGATACTGAGGAAGGAAAccttcaaatttcaaaaattgAACAATCGTGAACGCTGAGGAACTGGCTGGGCCGCTTAAGTATCAGTCGAAGCTCTCAGGTGCACTATGGAAAGATTTGAGGCCAAGGATGATCTTTGGAGTCCAGTCAGGGAAAGCTCAGGTTTTTATCAATAAGAGTAGTTGATTGAAGTCAAAGGACTTGAATGCCTTAGTGTTGTCGATACTGAGAACATCACAATGTGCTATCAACAGCAGTTTATTGCTATGCACTTCTTTTACAGTCTTAAGCTAGTATCCATCAAAATCTGCAGACATAACTTATTTATGGTGGTGAAGAACCACCATTCCCGAGATCCCACATATTAGCTCTACATGATTAATTATATACTAACGACTTAATGtctaatacacaagacacaatgctGAATAACTGGTAACATTTGAGTAAAACAAGAATTTGTTTATGCGATTTTATAATCAAATGTAGGATAATAATGCTGATTGATCAGTAACATTTTAGTGAAacaaaaatgtgttttcatgcGCTTTATAATCAAATATAGGATAATAAACAGTTTAGGTGCTAATCAATTTCTGTAAGCTAGTATTTTGATTtagtttgataaaatgttttatCCTAGGTGTTTTCATTCTCCACCATTTTGCAGGTACAAGTACTATTTCCCTTTTCTGGAGATCAATAATATTGTGACCGTGGATGACCATTGTGTAGGTCCTCTATACAAGCACATTTTCCCTCCGATGTTGGCTCCAGGGCTTTCTTTTATCGGGATACCTTTTTGGGTGTGTTCTTGTTGACTTAAGCTTAATTCTTATTAGTCTCAGTGCTTATGTTTTATGTGGGCACTTGTCACAAAATTCATTCTATTCACATGATGCCAGACTCTAGCTTTCCCCTTATTTGAAATGGTAAGCAAGTGGGTGGCTGGTGTTTTATCTGGACGATGTAAACTCCCATCTGAAGGGCTGATGATCGAGGATGTTGACGCCTTCTATTTGGAACTTGAAGCAGCAGCTGTCCCAAAACGTTACACTCATCGGTTAGTAGAAAAGCAGGTAAACTGTGTTAAATCAAAGGTGTTTGGTGGTGCAAACCTGTTTAGTTATCTATAGCATATTAATGGAAACTGTTTTGGAACAAAAGCAAATTCTGCATAATGAACTCAAACCTCTTCAGTAAATCCCTCAATGTATTAGTCCA includes the following:
- the LOC113291502 gene encoding uncharacterized protein LOC113291502; this translates as MSLMRAYVRVKYGIYLDTSSDEEEKALLMSTQLCLDERLHIIRQLIPREVHPRSVITRDRLWHDAKMMNDYFTPGTSYTSRQFKQRLGMMEELFEKLLGKLLEVDPEWQQRPDATGTMGHSPHMKLVAMMKCLCKSTADDSIDDYTRMCATTIYYYLKRFCHTICMTFGERYLREPTPEDVQRLLAENAERRFPGMLGSVDCMQWPWKNCPID
- the LOC113289331 gene encoding flavin-containing monooxygenase FMO GS-OX-like 3 isoform X1, yielding MISRKVAVIGAGPAGLVASRELRREGHEVVVFERNNQVGGTWVYNSNVESDPLGLDPSRAIIHSSLYDSLRVNLPREVMGFSDYPFVAKVKDGTDPRRFPHHSEVLHYFEDFANHFGLIQLIRFETEVIYVGLLEEEEELREGWVVKSRKKGEVGNSSVARDVFDAVVVCSGQYTQPNIAEIPDNRGVTFIIIYLATTVSVLGIDAWPGKQLHSHSYRVPEPFSGQVVLVIGNSVSAEDISKEISAVAKEVHVASRSTTDVLPTKKFGYDNMWLHSMVKCAHEDGTVDFPDGSFVPVDVIVHCTGYKYYFPFLEINNIVTVDDHCVGPLYKHIFPPMLAPGLSFIGIPFWTLAFPLFEMVSKWVAGVLSGRCKLPSEGLMIEDVDAFYLELEAAAVPKRYTHRLVEKQFDYSDWLAAESGCHPWEEWRKQMFKELVNSHIARPETYRDEWEDEYLIVQAQEDFCQYSPAEIGAHGKE
- the LOC113289331 gene encoding flavin-containing monooxygenase FMO GS-OX-like 3 isoform X2, which gives rise to MISRKVAVIGAGPAGLVASRELRREGHEVVVFERNNQVGGTWVYNSNVESDPLGLDPSRAIIHSSLYDSLRVNLPREVMGFSDYPFVAKVKDGTDPRRFPHHSEVLHYFEDFANHFGLIQLIRFETEVIYVGLLEEEEELREGWVVKSRKKGEVGNSSVARDVFDAVVVCSGQYTQPNIAEIPGIDAWPGKQLHSHSYRVPEPFSGQVVLVIGNSVSAEDISKEISAVAKEVHVASRSTTDVLPTKKFGYDNMWLHSMVKCAHEDGTVDFPDGSFVPVDVIVHCTGYKYYFPFLEINNIVTVDDHCVGPLYKHIFPPMLAPGLSFIGIPFWTLAFPLFEMVSKWVAGVLSGRCKLPSEGLMIEDVDAFYLELEAAAVPKRYTHRLVEKQFDYSDWLAAESGCHPWEEWRKQMFKELVNSHIARPETYRDEWEDEYLIVQAQEDFCQYSPAEIGAHGKE